The following are encoded in a window of Corynebacterium argentoratense DSM 44202 genomic DNA:
- the bioD gene encoding dethiobiotin synthase, whose protein sequence is MAIVVITGTNTDVGKTFATAQLTRQLLGEGKRVAVVKPAQTGEPVGRGDLATVREVLANDPALAQALAQQQVEFFEYARYPEPLAPNLAARRAGMEQLDLAATADKLRALDTEYDIVLVEGAGGLLVRIADNWTIADLARDLGAPMLIVTSTGLGSLNLAELTVEAAQRRGITVLGLLGGSVPADPEIATSLNLEEFPVVAGVPLLGCYPKGAQGNCDVNVAPLLQLG, encoded by the coding sequence ATGGCCATTGTCGTTATTACCGGCACAAACACTGATGTGGGAAAAACTTTCGCCACAGCGCAACTAACCCGCCAACTACTAGGTGAGGGCAAGCGTGTGGCTGTGGTTAAACCTGCCCAAACCGGTGAACCGGTGGGCAGGGGGGACCTGGCTACCGTTCGCGAGGTCTTGGCGAACGATCCCGCGTTAGCTCAAGCACTTGCTCAACAGCAAGTGGAATTCTTCGAATACGCCCGCTACCCAGAGCCCCTAGCACCCAACCTTGCTGCTCGCCGCGCAGGCATGGAGCAGTTGGACCTTGCCGCTACCGCCGACAAACTTCGAGCCCTGGACACTGAGTACGACATCGTTCTGGTCGAAGGCGCAGGCGGGCTGTTGGTTCGCATTGCCGACAACTGGACCATCGCCGATCTCGCGCGTGACCTTGGTGCACCCATGCTCATCGTCACCTCTACCGGCCTCGGATCGCTCAACCTCGCCGAGCTTACTGTCGAAGCCGCACAACGCAGAGGAATCACCGTGCTTGGCCTACTCGGCGGAAGCGTGCCTGCCGACCCGGAGATCGCGACGTCATTAAACCTGGAAGAATTCCCCGTCGTTGCCGGCGTGCCGCTGCTGGGCTGCTACCCAAAGGGCGCTCAAGGCAACTGCGACGTCAATGTGGCACCACTGCTCCAGCTGGGATAA